In the Leptolyngbya sp. SIO1E4 genome, one interval contains:
- a CDS encoding alpha/beta hydrolase → MVASFWLQVLARHLRRRCGRVIALAGLGLLATTRPTLSAEEIIINYGFFERRISIAELAAFADGEGLSPQLAQYAKSLRLSESDLVAIQEVLQQSVDLDFVELSRFLYTTQGETLLTALGEVIQTPARQSGVSALRGAIILAASDPENGLTLLNFLMEYPTTGIRVDVGKGFEIAATITETLSQTEQAIALVQDIANAQAQEPVENLPAARLIVNAGPPYIVTTRPLTLPIRGVEATLYLPQSTSQRLLLPDDIPVIVISHGLGDERASYAYLAEYLAGRGFVVATLDHPGSNSDQIADLLAGLSPDVVENQEFLNRPGDVSALLDAIQQFALNDRIFRRRLNIQNVGVIGQSFGGYTALALAGATFDPEALAAACDPAIYFNPSLLLQCQATDIAVESPSLKDDRVQAILVVNPIGSALFGESGYAQLEVPVMMMSATADTVAPALPEQIEPFTWLQTQYRYLALVSETTHFSVIATNPNIAPSIPVPVELLGSNPELAQQYLQTFSLAFFQRHLRQDRRYDAALTARYMAENVERAPLRPLSFIRELTPETLTEAITNGN, encoded by the coding sequence ATGGTTGCTTCGTTCTGGCTTCAAGTGCTGGCTAGGCACTTAAGGCGTCGTTGTGGTCGCGTGATCGCGCTGGCTGGATTGGGACTCTTGGCAACTACCAGGCCCACCTTGAGTGCCGAAGAAATTATTATTAACTATGGGTTCTTTGAACGGAGAATTTCAATCGCAGAACTTGCTGCTTTTGCAGACGGTGAAGGACTCAGCCCCCAACTTGCTCAGTATGCTAAAAGCCTGCGCCTCTCCGAGTCTGACCTTGTGGCCATCCAGGAGGTTCTTCAGCAATCCGTTGATTTAGATTTTGTTGAGCTATCTCGATTTCTATATACAACTCAGGGAGAAACCTTACTCACTGCCCTCGGAGAAGTGATTCAGACCCCGGCTCGGCAATCAGGGGTTTCAGCTTTAAGAGGGGCCATTATCCTGGCAGCTTCGGATCCAGAAAACGGGTTGACCCTGCTGAATTTTTTGATGGAGTACCCGACAACCGGCATTCGAGTTGATGTCGGCAAAGGGTTTGAAATTGCGGCAACCATCACAGAAACCCTCAGCCAAACTGAGCAGGCGATCGCCTTAGTGCAAGACATTGCCAACGCTCAGGCTCAAGAGCCGGTTGAGAATCTGCCTGCAGCTCGTCTGATTGTTAATGCTGGGCCGCCTTACATCGTGACGACTCGACCGCTCACTTTGCCAATTCGAGGCGTCGAAGCAACACTTTATCTGCCGCAATCAACATCGCAGCGCCTACTATTACCCGATGACATCCCCGTGATTGTGATTTCTCACGGCTTGGGAGACGAGCGCGCCAGCTATGCTTATTTGGCAGAGTATCTGGCGGGTCGTGGGTTTGTCGTCGCCACTTTAGATCACCCGGGTAGTAATAGCGATCAAATTGCCGATCTTTTGGCAGGCCTTTCACCGGATGTCGTGGAAAATCAAGAATTCCTCAACCGTCCTGGTGATGTTTCAGCTCTCTTGGATGCGATTCAACAATTTGCCCTCAACGATCGCATTTTCCGACGCCGCCTCAATATTCAAAATGTCGGCGTCATTGGTCAATCTTTTGGCGGGTACACAGCCCTCGCACTAGCGGGAGCGACGTTCGATCCAGAGGCTCTCGCAGCGGCTTGTGATCCAGCCATTTATTTCAATCCTTCACTCTTGCTGCAGTGTCAGGCCACAGATATTGCGGTTGAGAGCCCCTCCTTAAAAGACGATCGCGTGCAGGCGATTTTAGTGGTTAATCCGATTGGTAGTGCCCTTTTTGGTGAGTCCGGATATGCCCAATTAGAGGTACCAGTCATGATGATGTCGGCAACTGCTGACACGGTTGCCCCGGCCTTGCCAGAGCAGATTGAGCCCTTTACCTGGTTGCAAACTCAGTACCGCTACCTCGCACTCGTCAGCGAAACGACTCACTTTTCAGTGATTGCCACCAACCCCAATATTGCTCCGTCAATTCCAGTTCCCGTAGAACTGCTCGGCAGCAACCCAGAACTCGCGCAGCAGTATTTACAAACGTTTAGCCTGGCATTCTTTCAACGCCACTTGCGACAAGACAGACGGTACGATGCAGCCCTAACCGCTCGCTACATGGCTGAGAATGTGGAGAGAGCCCCGTTGCGGCCTTTGAGCTTTATTCGAGAACTCACGCCAGAAACCCTGACTGAGGCCATCACAAACGGCAATTAG
- a CDS encoding YHS domain-containing protein has protein sequence MPRTETPLTISELTLEPETHLTTATAPTTLNVDEQGRALRGYDAVAYLEAQQAIPGESAWSVSWQGAEWHFSSPENQVKFAENPEKYVPGNGGYCTFGVVLSKKLDGDPTVWLVRNDRLYFFLDEDVKRKFLQDEAGNFERVHNNWPLIANKLPEEL, from the coding sequence TTGCCGCGAACAGAAACCCCTCTTACCATTTCAGAATTAACTCTTGAGCCAGAAACTCATTTAACAACTGCAACAGCCCCAACCACCCTCAATGTGGATGAACAAGGAAGAGCTTTGCGAGGATACGATGCCGTGGCCTATCTAGAAGCTCAACAAGCTATCCCAGGTGAGTCCGCCTGGTCTGTCTCTTGGCAAGGTGCAGAGTGGCATTTTAGCAGCCCAGAAAATCAAGTGAAGTTCGCAGAGAATCCCGAGAAATACGTTCCTGGAAATGGAGGATATTGCACCTTTGGCGTCGTTTTATCTAAAAAGCTGGACGGGGATCCGACTGTATGGCTAGTTCGCAACGATAGGCTTTATTTTTTCCTCGATGAAGATGTTAAAAGGAAATTTTTGCAAGATGAAGCCGGTAACTTTGAACGAGTCCACAATAACTGGCCATTGATTGCAAATAAATTGCCGGAAGAACTGTAG
- a CDS encoding PAS domain S-box protein, whose amino-acid sequence MANADPTVLLLLNSSAERARCRHLLGASASWQGTLIEVDWAAIAQQPVTARAQALTSQLRWAPDVVLLDRQSHAEGLSLLQKLWGDPVPAFGVLLEDADETLAATILKSGVLDYLVKSQLTGLRLSCTLRNLWQQHQLQQELATCKRQDAFRQVAVGINQADESGQFIQVNQRFCDMLGYSEAELLQLTYQAVTHPDDLVGQAERERQLFSGEVDAITFEKRYVAKAGHVVWTRVTLSVLQDETSCPASDLAIIEDISDRKRLEQDLRDSKAQLSDILNSSKACIASFRLLSETVWKYDYISPASEWVYGYPPDELMGRSNLWDSRILPEDIKTVILPDVRAIIQGQTQGEIEYRFRHRDGSIRWINESYTARRDEVQDCWVVTAVTFDITDRKRIETQLRESEAELRGVFEAMDDVVLVQDRQGQYLKAVSTQPGKLYRPAEEVVGRTLHDIFPVETADTFLSHIHQVLETQATQEIEYCLPIGEAEVWFSAKCSPIATDQVIWVARDISHRKRAEEALRHSEHKHRALVSALPDLIIRMSGEGIYLDLFDAGNIAVGAGLVGRGIYEQGLPPDLVNQRLVYLRQALTTGELQIYEQALANGEAPVTEEVRIVPSGDNEVLVIVRDISDRKRADLERLRAQSALEQLNRNLEANVRERTLTLQTREQELQTIFNSAAVGIVQSGGNTHRILKANQRFCDWLGYSAEALSQITFFDLTYPEDVTSSLEAIQQLRQGSVQDFSLEKRYVTQDGSLLWAHTTVSAVWSAQGTPQSYIAVVVDITERKQAELALQESEERFRTLFEATPNPIQGYNEDRQVIFWNRASEELYGYSRAEALGKSIAELIIPEEIWDEHLPVVRPQTAHKGEPRPNKELKLRNKNNDPVDVYSSHVKLTNLKGGQETYCIDVDLSDRNRAEQALAESEERLRLALIASKQGLYDLDLRTGNVIVSSTYATMLGHNPANFQETYLKWLRRLHPDDRERVHQVSQAYLAGEIPHYEVEFRMRTQDGRWKWLFSIGKIVAWDQAGCPVRVLGTHTDIDERKQAEDALRSSEERFRQIAENITDVFWLTTPQHQLLYISPAYEQVWGSSPDNLDIETFLSTLHPDDRDQIAANLDDELSGNYEVEYRIVRPDGEIRWIRDRAVPVYDEQGQALRIAGVATDITERKRLEQEQARLLTILEASSDYVGITSPEGTAIWLNQQLRQLQESPPNTDFAQIPLMMYHPQWAWDIVANEGIPTAIREGVWIGETALRKASGETIPVSQLIMAHTSADGRLEYLSTIMRDISDIKQAEQALRRANADLEVRVTERTTELVDAKDAAEAANRAKSIFLANMSHELRTPLNAILGFSQLMTRDGQLSSKHLEALRIINTSGEHLLTLINDILEMSKIEAGRITLNPVNFSLPQLLNTVSDMLKLKAESKGLTFAIAYPPQLPTYVQTDSHKLQQVLINLLSNAIKFTQIGQVVLRVEPGSSEISEHPGNDAPRPGRTLRFTVEDTGCGIAPEELDVLFDPFVQTTSGRLSQEGTGLGLSISRQFVRLMGGELTVKSQLGGGAAFMFEIPIAEVEATAIELSQPRSRAIAIAPHQPAYRILIVEDNSANRALLRLLLIDLGFEVQTAPNGHEGLSSWQNWHPDLVFMDIRMPGMDGYETTRQIRAIEAEGAQGTQETATERGAAQQQGRDSEDLPFTPTKIIALTASVFEDGQTQALAAGCDAFMQKPIQAAKITQILAEHLDVRYRYASDDSARQSASGAAASSLTLAALQTLPHEWILQFRTAIARLDLDRMLALIAEIPPNQADLAQTLTQKVENFDYEMLLDLSQAIIDP is encoded by the coding sequence ATGGCGAATGCTGATCCAACTGTTTTGTTGCTGCTGAACTCGTCGGCAGAGCGGGCAAGGTGTCGGCATTTGTTGGGGGCAAGTGCTAGTTGGCAAGGCACACTTATCGAGGTGGATTGGGCGGCTATCGCCCAGCAACCGGTCACGGCACGTGCTCAGGCTCTAACATCCCAATTGCGGTGGGCTCCGGATGTCGTGTTGCTAGACAGGCAGTCTCATGCGGAGGGGCTATCTCTGCTGCAAAAGCTTTGGGGAGATCCGGTCCCAGCTTTTGGGGTGCTGCTGGAGGATGCAGATGAAACCTTGGCGGCAACCATCCTCAAGAGTGGTGTGCTGGATTACTTGGTGAAATCTCAGCTGACCGGGCTCCGGCTAAGCTGCACCCTCCGCAATCTCTGGCAACAGCATCAACTGCAGCAGGAATTGGCCACTTGTAAACGACAAGATGCCTTCAGGCAGGTTGCCGTTGGGATTAACCAGGCCGATGAATCGGGTCAATTTATTCAGGTTAACCAGCGATTTTGCGACATGTTGGGCTACAGCGAGGCAGAGTTGCTGCAGCTGACCTATCAAGCGGTAACCCACCCCGATGATTTAGTCGGTCAAGCAGAACGAGAACGACAGTTGTTTAGTGGTGAAGTAGACGCTATCACCTTCGAAAAGCGATATGTCGCGAAGGCTGGTCATGTTGTTTGGACGCGGGTTACCCTGTCCGTACTTCAGGATGAGACCAGCTGCCCCGCAAGTGATCTCGCTATCATCGAAGATATTAGTGATCGCAAACGCCTGGAACAAGATTTACGAGACTCTAAAGCCCAACTCAGCGATATTCTTAACAGCTCTAAGGCCTGCATTGCCAGCTTCCGGCTCCTTTCAGAGACGGTTTGGAAATATGATTACATCTCCCCAGCCAGCGAGTGGGTTTATGGCTATCCTCCAGATGAGTTGATGGGTCGTTCGAACCTATGGGACTCACGGATCTTGCCGGAAGATATTAAAACCGTCATTTTGCCGGATGTGCGGGCGATTATCCAGGGACAAACCCAAGGCGAAATCGAGTATCGATTTCGCCACCGCGATGGCTCTATCCGCTGGATTAACGAAAGCTACACGGCGCGTCGGGATGAGGTTCAGGATTGCTGGGTCGTCACCGCCGTAACCTTTGATATCACCGATCGCAAACGCATTGAAACTCAGCTGCGAGAGTCTGAGGCAGAATTGCGGGGGGTGTTTGAGGCCATGGATGATGTTGTGCTGGTGCAGGATCGGCAAGGCCAGTATCTCAAAGCAGTCTCGACCCAGCCCGGCAAACTATACCGACCCGCAGAAGAGGTGGTTGGCAGAACGCTACATGACATTTTTCCGGTAGAAACAGCGGATACCTTCCTCAGTCACATTCATCAGGTGTTAGAAACCCAGGCAACCCAGGAAATTGAATATTGTTTGCCCATCGGTGAAGCTGAGGTTTGGTTTAGCGCCAAATGTTCCCCCATTGCAACGGATCAGGTGATTTGGGTTGCCCGAGATATTAGTCATCGTAAACGGGCAGAGGAAGCCCTGCGCCACAGTGAACATAAACATCGGGCCTTGGTGAGTGCTTTACCCGATTTGATCATTCGCATGAGTGGTGAGGGCATCTATCTTGACCTTTTTGATGCTGGCAACATCGCCGTAGGGGCCGGTTTAGTGGGGCGCGGTATCTATGAGCAAGGGTTGCCCCCTGACCTGGTTAACCAGCGCCTCGTCTATCTTCGTCAAGCCCTGACAACGGGGGAACTGCAGATTTATGAGCAGGCCCTTGCGAACGGTGAAGCGCCCGTTACCGAGGAGGTGCGCATCGTCCCCTCTGGTGACAATGAAGTCTTAGTGATTGTGCGCGACATCAGCGATCGCAAGCGTGCTGATCTAGAACGACTCCGGGCTCAATCCGCATTAGAGCAGCTTAACCGCAACTTGGAAGCCAACGTCCGCGAGCGCACCTTAACCCTGCAGACTCGCGAACAGGAATTGCAAACCATCTTCAATTCGGCTGCGGTGGGCATTGTGCAAAGCGGAGGCAACACCCATCGAATTCTGAAAGCCAATCAGCGTTTCTGTGATTGGTTGGGCTATTCCGCTGAGGCGCTCTCCCAGATCACGTTCTTTGATTTGACCTATCCCGAAGATGTGACCTCCAGTCTGGAGGCGATTCAACAGCTACGCCAGGGGAGTGTCCAAGATTTTTCCCTTGAGAAGCGATATGTCACTCAAGATGGCAGCCTGCTTTGGGCGCATACAACCGTATCGGCAGTGTGGAGTGCCCAAGGGACCCCTCAGTCTTATATTGCTGTGGTTGTCGACATCACTGAACGTAAACAGGCAGAACTGGCATTGCAAGAGAGTGAAGAGCGTTTCCGGACGCTGTTTGAAGCAACCCCTAACCCGATTCAAGGCTATAACGAAGATCGACAAGTCATCTTTTGGAACCGAGCCAGTGAGGAACTCTACGGCTATTCACGGGCTGAGGCGTTGGGCAAATCGATAGCAGAGTTGATCATTCCTGAAGAGATTTGGGATGAGCATCTACCGGTTGTCCGTCCCCAGACGGCACACAAGGGGGAACCTCGCCCCAACAAAGAACTGAAACTCCGCAATAAAAATAACGACCCTGTTGACGTATATTCCAGCCATGTCAAGTTAACCAACTTAAAGGGGGGTCAAGAAACCTACTGTATCGATGTTGATTTAAGCGATCGCAACCGGGCTGAACAGGCCCTTGCAGAAAGCGAAGAGCGGCTACGGCTAGCTTTAATTGCCTCTAAACAGGGTCTTTATGATCTGGACTTGCGTACTGGCAATGTCATTGTGAGTTCTACCTATGCCACGATGCTGGGCCATAACCCAGCCAACTTCCAAGAAACCTATTTGAAATGGTTGCGGCGGCTCCATCCGGATGATCGTGAGCGGGTTCACCAGGTTTCCCAGGCCTATCTCGCAGGTGAGATTCCTCACTATGAAGTAGAGTTTCGCATGCGAACGCAGGATGGGCGCTGGAAGTGGCTCTTCTCCATTGGCAAAATTGTGGCTTGGGATCAGGCCGGGTGCCCTGTGCGGGTTCTCGGCACCCACACAGATATTGACGAACGGAAGCAGGCAGAAGACGCACTGCGTAGCAGTGAAGAACGCTTCCGACAGATTGCCGAAAACATTACCGATGTCTTTTGGCTAACCACCCCGCAGCATCAGCTTTTGTACATCAGCCCTGCCTATGAGCAAGTTTGGGGTAGCTCCCCCGATAACCTGGATATAGAAACTTTTTTATCCACGCTGCATCCCGACGATCGCGACCAGATTGCCGCTAACCTGGACGATGAACTGAGCGGTAACTATGAGGTCGAGTACCGTATCGTGCGGCCAGACGGTGAGATCCGGTGGATTCGCGATCGCGCGGTTCCTGTCTATGACGAACAAGGCCAGGCACTGCGCATTGCAGGCGTCGCCACAGACATTACCGAGCGCAAACGCCTTGAGCAAGAACAAGCCCGCCTGCTCACCATCTTAGAAGCCTCGTCCGATTACGTAGGGATCACCTCTCCAGAGGGCACAGCTATCTGGCTCAATCAACAGTTGCGGCAGCTACAGGAATCGCCACCCAACACGGACTTTGCACAAATTCCTCTGATGATGTATCACCCCCAATGGGCTTGGGACATTGTTGCCAACGAGGGCATTCCTACGGCAATTCGTGAGGGCGTTTGGATTGGGGAAACAGCCCTGCGAAAAGCTTCTGGAGAGACCATTCCAGTCTCTCAGCTGATCATGGCGCACACGTCTGCCGATGGCAGGCTGGAATATCTATCCACCATCATGCGGGACATCAGCGATATTAAGCAGGCTGAGCAAGCGCTGCGACGAGCCAACGCAGATTTAGAAGTTCGGGTAACAGAGCGGACGACTGAGCTGGTTGACGCGAAGGATGCTGCAGAAGCCGCTAACCGAGCCAAGAGTATTTTTCTGGCAAATATGAGCCATGAACTGCGAACGCCCCTCAACGCCATCTTAGGGTTTAGCCAACTGATGACGCGAGATGGGCAGCTATCAAGCAAGCATCTGGAAGCACTGAGGATTATCAACACAAGCGGGGAACACCTCCTGACCTTGATTAATGACATCTTAGAAATGTCGAAGATTGAGGCGGGGCGCATAACCCTGAATCCGGTTAACTTTAGCCTGCCCCAACTGCTCAACACTGTCTCAGACATGCTCAAGCTGAAGGCCGAATCTAAAGGGCTAACGTTCGCGATCGCCTATCCACCTCAGCTGCCGACATACGTTCAAACCGATAGTCACAAGCTGCAGCAAGTATTGATTAATCTCCTCAGCAACGCCATCAAATTTACCCAGATAGGTCAGGTCGTGTTGCGTGTAGAGCCAGGCAGCTCCGAGATATCTGAGCACCCAGGCAACGACGCCCCAAGACCGGGGAGGACACTCCGTTTCACAGTGGAAGATACGGGCTGTGGCATTGCCCCTGAAGAGCTTGACGTGCTTTTTGACCCCTTTGTCCAAACCACCAGCGGTCGTCTTTCCCAGGAAGGCACTGGCCTAGGGTTATCCATCAGTCGTCAATTTGTTCGTCTGATGGGGGGTGAGCTGACGGTCAAAAGTCAGCTCGGAGGGGGGGCTGCCTTCATGTTTGAAATCCCCATTGCAGAAGTCGAGGCGACGGCGATAGAGCTGTCTCAGCCCCGGTCACGGGCTATTGCCATTGCTCCCCATCAGCCCGCTTATCGCATTCTGATTGTTGAAGACAACTCGGCAAACCGCGCTTTGCTGCGATTATTGCTCATCGACCTGGGCTTTGAGGTGCAAACGGCCCCTAACGGCCACGAAGGGCTGAGTAGTTGGCAAAACTGGCATCCCGATCTGGTGTTTATGGATATTCGCATGCCGGGGATGGACGGCTATGAAACGACCCGACAGATTCGGGCAATAGAAGCCGAGGGAGCCCAGGGAACGCAGGAGACGGCCACAGAGCGGGGGGCAGCCCAGCAGCAAGGAAGAGACAGTGAAGACTTGCCTTTCACCCCCACTAAAATCATTGCCCTCACGGCCAGCGTGTTTGAAGATGGGCAGACACAGGCGCTGGCTGCTGGGTGTGATGCTTTTATGCAAAAACCTATCCAAGCAGCAAAAATCACCCAAATTCTGGCTGAGCATTTAGACGTTCGTTACCGCTATGCATCAGACGATTCAGCTCGACAATCTGCTTCTGGCGCGGCGGCTTCCTCACTCACCCTGGCCGCCCTACAGACCCTGCCCCATGAATGGATTCTGCAATTTCGTACCGCGATCGCACGGCTCGATTTAGACCGCATGTTAGCGCTGATTGCAGAAATTCCCCCAAATCAAGCGGATTTAGCTCAAACTTTGACTCAAAAGGTCGAAAACTTCGATTATGAGATGTTGCTAGATCTGAGTCAGGCAATCATTGATCCCTAA
- a CDS encoding VOC family protein, giving the protein MPSYHLDHLVLTVQDIERTCLFYQQVLDIASVSFGAGRKALQLGQQKINLHTASQPFSPHARHPVPGSADLCLVTETPIPVLIERLHEHGVVILEGPVQRTGAQHTLLSIYIRDPDDNLIELANVMT; this is encoded by the coding sequence ATGCCCTCTTATCATCTCGATCATCTGGTCTTAACTGTTCAGGATATTGAACGTACGTGTCTGTTTTATCAACAAGTTCTAGATATTGCCTCCGTGTCCTTTGGGGCAGGCCGCAAAGCGCTCCAGCTAGGGCAACAAAAAATCAATCTTCACACAGCGTCGCAGCCCTTTTCTCCCCATGCCCGGCACCCTGTTCCTGGCTCAGCAGACCTATGTTTGGTCACAGAGACCCCCATTCCAGTGCTGATTGAACGGCTACATGAGCACGGGGTCGTCATTTTAGAAGGGCCTGTGCAGCGAACAGGGGCTCAGCACACCTTACTCTCAATTTATATCCGAGATCCCGATGACAATTTGATCGAGTTGGCTAATGTTATGACTTAA
- a CDS encoding response regulator yields MSQGKLSLINQVSVLAFTALCVIAALGWLDIRDRANISKILETQERLLAVKQSLSKIERNLLSARNDELEMTQTRNPEAFEKFQGKIESAQALSVELIDTIDDRTNLPQESIDTLKITLSENLNQYRASVQSSAELEMQIGLQDGQGLLHDIEVIRDEMIRLMQSLNQDSLLLAFSNLRLSEQEFSETLNMKISAQLVEDIFQFRSEIKTTELYPEVQASLLSSLEEYDNLVVRLMESTLELELAIAANTLHFSRIIPELEKSQVTLDQRLSLMERTLVHQRQISTIQTIILFVGAFLIILIFIFVQIRNNQQLVLRLRQLANHMGEVALGYYPNPHDLPEGKDEVGVLSQAFLSMASQIHEQIDTIEEERKKAEVANKAKSVFLANMSHELRTPLNAILGFSQIMQQTPLVDLECRRYLNIINNSGEHLLALINDVLEISKIESGKFSLKLTSFDLDHLLAMLQKLFQEKAECKQLTLTVTRSPTAPRYLRADKAKLRQILINLLGNAIKFTHTGTVSLTVLLDETVIKVHAPQGVDDTPSPPGSTSPSGANLEGTLAYRSLANLRFIVEDTGPGIAPEEFEHIFASFTQTDLGQQSQEGSGLGLAISRQFARFMGGDLTVASTLGQGSVFTLMLQAECLDDVSGKIAAPLRHPSGRIQHLAPDQKRQRILVAEDREGNRLLMRKLLETVGFEVRAAHNGSLAVELWQKWHPNLILMDIQMPVMDGLEAITQIRQVSHLPQPKIIALTASAFEEQRQAILNAGCDDFASKPIDREQLLALIGRHLGVCYLYDEPISSPTPPRSPKPLTSDCLSIMPADWIEQMYRAAIRGDDRLVHMLIQQVPQAQQDLIATLTELTNTYRFDVLIELAGPVKS; encoded by the coding sequence GTGTCTCAAGGTAAGCTGAGCTTAATCAACCAGGTTTCGGTACTGGCATTTACTGCACTTTGCGTGATTGCAGCTTTAGGCTGGCTAGATATCAGAGATCGAGCGAATATCAGCAAAATTTTAGAGACTCAGGAGCGGCTATTAGCGGTTAAACAATCCTTATCCAAGATCGAGCGCAATCTTCTGTCTGCTCGCAATGATGAACTGGAAATGACTCAAACACGAAATCCTGAAGCATTTGAGAAATTCCAAGGGAAAATAGAGAGTGCTCAGGCACTCTCAGTTGAGCTAATTGACACTATTGACGATCGCACTAATCTTCCTCAAGAATCCATTGACACCCTTAAAATCACGCTATCTGAAAATCTAAATCAGTACAGAGCCTCTGTGCAATCTTCAGCAGAGCTGGAAATGCAAATTGGGTTACAGGATGGTCAGGGTCTGCTACATGACATTGAGGTGATTCGAGATGAAATGATCCGTCTCATGCAATCTTTAAACCAGGATTCCTTGCTGTTGGCGTTCTCGAACCTTCGCTTGAGTGAGCAGGAGTTTTCAGAAACGCTGAATATGAAAATTTCAGCGCAGCTGGTTGAAGATATCTTCCAGTTTCGATCTGAGATTAAAACTACCGAGCTTTATCCTGAAGTGCAGGCCTCTCTCCTAAGTTCTCTGGAGGAGTATGACAACTTAGTCGTACGGTTGATGGAGAGCACGCTAGAGCTAGAGCTGGCGATCGCCGCCAATACACTACATTTTTCTCGAATTATTCCAGAACTTGAAAAAAGCCAGGTGACGCTTGATCAACGCCTGAGTTTGATGGAGCGCACCTTAGTTCACCAACGGCAAATTTCGACCATCCAAACGATTATTTTGTTTGTCGGTGCATTTTTGATTATATTAATCTTTATTTTTGTTCAAATCCGCAATAATCAACAGCTCGTTTTAAGATTGAGGCAATTGGCTAATCATATGGGTGAAGTTGCTTTAGGCTATTACCCAAACCCCCATGATTTGCCAGAGGGTAAAGATGAAGTTGGGGTATTGTCCCAGGCTTTTCTGTCAATGGCCTCACAAATCCACGAGCAGATTGACACCATTGAAGAAGAGCGTAAGAAAGCTGAAGTTGCCAACAAGGCAAAATCTGTGTTCTTAGCAAACATGAGCCATGAACTGCGAACGCCACTCAATGCAATTCTGGGTTTTTCTCAAATCATGCAGCAGACGCCTTTAGTAGATTTAGAGTGTCGGCGCTATTTAAACATCATTAATAATAGTGGAGAGCATTTATTGGCACTCATTAATGATGTGCTTGAGATCTCTAAAATCGAGTCGGGTAAGTTCAGTCTCAAGTTGACGAGTTTTGATCTCGATCATCTTTTAGCAATGCTCCAAAAACTCTTTCAAGAGAAAGCGGAGTGTAAACAATTGACCCTGACCGTCACGCGATCGCCGACAGCTCCCCGCTATCTTCGTGCCGACAAGGCTAAGCTCCGCCAGATTCTCATTAATCTGCTAGGAAATGCGATTAAATTTACGCACACTGGGACGGTTTCCCTTACGGTATTGCTAGATGAAACCGTGATTAAAGTACACGCCCCCCAGGGGGTAGACGACACGCCATCTCCCCCAGGTTCAACGTCTCCCTCAGGGGCCAATCTGGAGGGCACGCTGGCCTATCGTTCCTTGGCTAACCTCCGGTTTATTGTGGAAGATACTGGCCCAGGGATTGCCCCTGAAGAATTTGAACATATCTTTGCATCTTTTACGCAAACAGACTTAGGGCAGCAATCTCAAGAGGGGAGTGGTTTAGGGCTTGCCATCAGTCGTCAGTTTGCCCGGTTTATGGGGGGAGACCTCACCGTTGCCAGTACCTTAGGTCAAGGATCGGTCTTTACCTTAATGCTTCAGGCAGAGTGTCTGGATGATGTGTCTGGGAAAATAGCAGCCCCCCTGAGACATCCCTCTGGGCGCATTCAGCACCTAGCCCCCGATCAGAAGCGGCAACGGATTTTGGTCGCTGAAGATCGAGAAGGCAATCGCCTGCTGATGCGAAAGTTGCTAGAGACAGTTGGCTTTGAAGTCCGAGCGGCCCACAATGGCTCTTTGGCGGTTGAACTGTGGCAAAAGTGGCACCCTAATTTAATTTTGATGGATATCCAAATGCCGGTGATGGATGGGTTGGAAGCAATCACACAAATTCGCCAGGTGAGCCATCTGCCACAGCCCAAAATCATTGCCCTAACCGCAAGCGCCTTCGAAGAACAACGTCAGGCCATCTTAAATGCTGGCTGTGATGACTTTGCCAGTAAACCGATTGACCGAGAACAATTGCTGGCCTTAATTGGTCGTCATCTGGGGGTCTGCTATCTTTACGACGAGCCCATTAGCTCCCCAACGCCCCCCCGATCGCCGAAGCCATTGACCAGTGATTGCCTGAGTATCATGCCAGCTGATTGGATTGAACAAATGTATCGAGCTGCCATTCGAGGTGATGATCGCTTAGTACACATGTTGATTCAACAGGTGCCGCAGGCACAGCAGGACTTGATTGCAACGTTGACAGAATTGACCAATACTTACCGGTTTGACGTATTGATAGAGCTTGCAGGCCCTGTTAAGTCATAA